A stretch of Aureispira sp. CCB-E DNA encodes these proteins:
- a CDS encoding AAA domain-containing protein, producing MNKQFVTYLNNKLKTGNLHTIHLNALPGRYITRLDLTSLDLIDGNHGTETLFETSTGHTSEDFLLRNLLSKPKFQYKISFDDVPFSSLSGEHKKLYDDLAKRLNAIYNQNEDNFLEHGIRTFGLGYPLLIKQSTTDPNKIIKAPLLIWSLDIHRSNATKNQWIISKSADSPIYVNDVLLSYINTEEGINIDETPIHFPENNLISVEQLQEVLHTLLSKFSYEINNLDIQINPVLDKASIESTASEMPQIHWAGILGMFRTQKQSIIKDTDQLIANFDQMGFNDLGLKTPRLSNNTSVDSDPSQEEIIRTLDEREFKVIQGPPGTGKSQSLTAIITNTLENQGKILVVCEKKTALNVIFSNLQKLGLEKLVAIIDDVDRDRKKIVSTVRQITDVVKLKHQRFNEKNYSSKLKRYNKLILEFNHKHRNLLKNTFRDFNLKEIITDYLRYKRAAPIDDILFENLELELSEREFDYISRYIEQGSDLFGEVDANAYVFDGLAARFFDGMTYSIKNERLMFDKIKQEKQFLLDVGIDKLSVANAPVELKEFSSTFKTTFDFKFFRAMVQTVEHALQFWEERYRLLLKLNQHLEHTSIIRPNGFSMKVRRLSLFYQKIYNHIKTLTELQEQLMQLQTVVQTIPEVDTMDTLKQSSSTKAMKLFSSKAKVINNFWQKAPPICLKINKILKKSNFQKVENELFEEEKQTVPRMEDVLYITEQLDKCIQYKSVFKEYFEWRIFFESTADLIQDCLSTLRNASTPEHWDAVFKYNYLYLLIDLESSRLGDFNTNNKTLEKITAIQAELQRLQKRKILKTWEAIQHQSIKKFNRESNIKWLFNHRKNSKYSRKNSLRNILHEEFDLFTNIFPVVLVNPIVASSIMPLKPNLFDVVLFDEASQLRLEDTYPSLIRGRIKVISGDKHQMPPSNYFSSDISVDSNDFLSETNTKTDHFDKSNPLYLAESESLLEFGNNLNPNRVHTSYLDFHYRSYHPDLINFSNAAFYGSRLIALPAQNNYKPLRFFHLEGVYSNNGTNLVEATRIIDFLKNDYPANEDGSYPSLGIATFNMQQRNLIKDLIHEQTIQDSLFRQKMNRIGANDNWFVKNLENVQGDERDIIIISTTFGLNLEGEFKQSFGLLNSKRGYRLLNVIITRAKQQLCVFSSIPKEYFTKYTSEILEKGNRGKAILYAYLDYAHAIEEGDEEAKATILDLLKDACDEEGLAIHDDPTETPFEDELYNYLTDIIDEDQLISDYQMGGYHVDFVILNANQEPCIAIECDGAPWHNTPQAYAYDLHRQRILEQQGLKIFRVWSKAWWPHPEKELEKLKELVQTVCPTSLNS from the coding sequence ATGAATAAGCAATTTGTTACTTATCTCAATAATAAATTAAAAACTGGGAATTTACATACGATACATCTTAACGCACTTCCAGGGCGATACATTACGCGTTTAGACTTAACTTCATTGGACTTAATTGACGGAAACCATGGAACAGAGACTCTATTTGAAACCTCAACAGGGCATACTTCCGAAGATTTTTTGCTGCGAAACCTATTATCCAAACCCAAGTTTCAATATAAAATTAGCTTTGACGACGTTCCTTTTTCTTCGCTTTCTGGAGAGCATAAGAAACTGTACGATGATTTGGCAAAGCGCTTAAATGCTATTTACAATCAAAACGAAGATAATTTCTTGGAGCATGGCATCCGTACTTTTGGCTTGGGATACCCATTGTTAATCAAACAAAGCACAACCGATCCTAATAAAATTATCAAAGCACCTTTGTTAATTTGGAGTTTAGACATACACCGCTCCAATGCCACCAAAAATCAATGGATTATTTCCAAAAGTGCTGACTCTCCCATTTACGTCAACGATGTTTTGCTCTCTTATATTAATACAGAAGAAGGGATTAATATAGATGAAACGCCCATTCATTTTCCAGAAAACAATTTAATTTCGGTAGAACAATTACAAGAGGTTTTACATACCCTGTTAAGCAAATTTAGTTATGAAATCAACAACTTGGACATCCAAATTAATCCTGTTTTGGATAAGGCAAGTATTGAGTCAACAGCTTCCGAAATGCCTCAAATTCATTGGGCTGGTATTTTGGGTATGTTTCGAACTCAAAAACAGAGTATCATCAAAGATACCGATCAATTGATTGCCAATTTTGACCAAATGGGCTTCAATGATTTGGGATTAAAAACGCCTCGCCTATCCAACAACACTTCTGTTGATTCTGACCCTAGTCAAGAAGAAATTATCCGAACATTAGACGAACGAGAATTCAAAGTCATTCAAGGACCTCCTGGCACAGGAAAAAGTCAAAGTTTGACGGCTATTATTACCAATACACTCGAAAACCAAGGCAAGATATTGGTGGTTTGTGAAAAGAAAACAGCACTTAATGTCATCTTTAGCAACCTTCAAAAGTTAGGTTTAGAAAAACTAGTGGCAATTATTGATGATGTTGACCGAGATCGCAAGAAGATTGTTAGTACGGTTCGCCAGATCACAGATGTTGTCAAGCTAAAGCACCAACGTTTTAACGAAAAAAACTATAGCTCTAAACTCAAACGCTATAACAAGCTTATCTTAGAGTTTAACCATAAACATAGAAATCTACTAAAAAATACATTTAGAGATTTTAACTTAAAGGAAATTATTACCGACTATTTGCGCTACAAACGAGCAGCTCCTATTGACGATATTCTATTTGAGAATTTAGAGTTAGAACTATCAGAAAGGGAGTTTGACTACATCAGCCGCTATATTGAGCAAGGAAGTGACTTGTTTGGAGAGGTAGATGCCAATGCTTATGTTTTTGATGGTTTAGCGGCTCGTTTTTTTGATGGAATGACTTATTCTATTAAAAACGAACGGCTAATGTTTGATAAAATCAAGCAAGAAAAACAATTTTTGCTAGATGTTGGTATTGATAAACTATCTGTTGCCAATGCACCTGTAGAGTTGAAAGAATTTTCAAGTACATTCAAAACTACTTTTGATTTTAAATTCTTCCGAGCGATGGTACAAACCGTAGAACACGCCCTTCAGTTTTGGGAAGAGCGTTATCGGTTGTTATTAAAATTAAATCAACATTTAGAACACACGTCTATTATTCGCCCGAATGGTTTTTCTATGAAAGTTAGGCGTTTGAGTCTTTTCTATCAAAAGATTTACAACCATATCAAAACGCTAACGGAGCTTCAAGAGCAATTGATGCAACTTCAAACAGTTGTACAAACTATTCCAGAAGTTGACACCATGGATACACTCAAACAATCCAGCTCTACCAAGGCGATGAAATTGTTCTCTAGCAAAGCAAAAGTTATCAATAATTTTTGGCAAAAAGCACCGCCTATTTGCTTAAAAATTAATAAAATTCTCAAAAAATCTAATTTCCAAAAAGTTGAAAATGAGCTTTTTGAAGAAGAAAAGCAAACAGTTCCTAGAATGGAAGATGTGCTTTATATCACAGAACAATTAGACAAGTGCATTCAATACAAATCGGTATTCAAAGAGTATTTTGAATGGCGTATTTTCTTTGAATCGACTGCTGACTTAATCCAAGACTGCCTAAGTACGTTGCGAAATGCCAGCACTCCTGAGCATTGGGACGCAGTGTTCAAATACAACTATCTCTACTTATTAATAGACTTAGAAAGTTCTCGTTTAGGTGATTTTAATACAAATAACAAAACATTAGAAAAAATTACCGCTATTCAGGCTGAATTACAACGTTTGCAAAAGCGAAAAATTCTAAAAACATGGGAAGCCATACAGCATCAAAGTATCAAAAAATTCAATCGAGAAAGTAATATTAAATGGCTCTTTAACCATCGTAAAAACAGCAAATATTCTCGCAAGAACTCATTGAGAAATATCTTGCATGAGGAGTTTGATTTATTTACAAATATTTTTCCTGTTGTTCTTGTCAATCCAATAGTAGCTAGCTCTATTATGCCCTTAAAACCCAATTTATTTGATGTTGTTTTGTTTGACGAAGCTAGTCAACTGCGTTTGGAAGATACGTATCCGTCTCTTATTCGTGGGCGCATTAAGGTGATTTCTGGCGACAAACACCAGATGCCTCCTTCCAATTATTTTTCGAGCGATATTTCGGTGGATTCTAACGATTTTTTGAGCGAGACCAATACAAAAACAGATCATTTTGACAAGTCTAATCCGCTTTATTTAGCAGAAAGTGAGTCATTGCTAGAATTTGGCAACAATCTAAATCCCAATAGAGTACACACCTCTTATCTAGATTTTCATTATAGATCGTATCATCCAGATTTGATCAATTTCTCAAATGCGGCCTTCTATGGTTCTAGATTAATTGCCTTACCTGCTCAAAACAATTATAAACCTTTAAGATTTTTTCATTTAGAAGGTGTCTATAGTAATAATGGAACTAATTTGGTGGAAGCTACTCGAATCATTGACTTCCTAAAAAACGATTATCCAGCGAATGAAGATGGTAGTTATCCTAGTTTGGGTATTGCAACATTCAACATGCAACAACGCAATCTAATCAAAGACTTGATCCATGAACAAACCATTCAAGATAGCCTGTTCCGTCAAAAAATGAATAGAATTGGCGCCAATGACAATTGGTTTGTTAAGAACTTAGAAAACGTCCAAGGAGATGAACGTGATATTATTATTATATCAACAACCTTTGGTTTAAACCTAGAAGGTGAGTTCAAACAATCTTTTGGGCTTCTAAATAGTAAAAGAGGTTATCGTTTGTTAAATGTAATCATCACTAGAGCCAAGCAACAACTTTGCGTCTTTTCGTCAATTCCCAAAGAGTATTTTACAAAATACACCAGCGAAATATTGGAAAAGGGCAATCGTGGCAAAGCTATTCTTTACGCTTATTTGGATTATGCACATGCTATCGAAGAAGGGGATGAAGAAGCAAAGGCAACCATACTTGATCTATTAAAAGATGCCTGTGATGAAGAAGGCTTAGCCATTCATGACGACCCTACTGAAACGCCTTTTGAAGATGAATTGTACAACTATTTGACAGATATTATTGATGAAGATCAATTGATTTCAGATTATCAAATGGGTGGCTATCATGTTGATTTTGTTATTCTCAATGCCAACCAAGAACCTTGCATCGCTATTGAATGCGACGGTGCTCCTTGGCACAATACTCCGCAAGCTTATGCTTATGACTTGCATCGTCAGCGTATTTTGGAGCAACAAGGTCTAAAAATCTTCCGAGTTTGGTCAAAGGCTTGGTGGCCTCATCCAGAAAAAGAACTAGAAAAATTAAAAGAATTGGTGCAGACAGTTTGCCCAACAAGTCTAAATAGCTAA
- a CDS encoding leucine-rich repeat domain-containing protein, producing the protein MKFILLIPFLFFFSQLVSAQVFDSLELKTALDRKYVFTSLRLALEKPNEVYKLKLRGINERLQDIDQEILLLQDSINTLRSSSRRVMGREKIIARWEQKIKTIKKSKVYYNLDSLMKLPKLIHLDLAYNDLETLPDVFDRIPNLRKLHLNNNQLTNLPPSISSLRYLEECYLQKNQLKALPKDMNQLVALKTFIANNNAIANLPTNIGDWKDLEIFRADSNKIQVLPNSFDQLKALRLIMLSDNQLTEITDGICQFSSLQELYLDNNSIAVLPKDIGLLTELRVCHLAGNKFSALPTSIGLNQNLRTLNLASNNLTVVPKEIIQLVNLQHLHLEKNVIKTLPKSIGLLNQLEALHLEDNNLSNIPESIGLLTKLELLNLDNNKLTAVPNSMRALTKLQVCYLQNNQFKEFPTALSDLKNLEVLFIHENQLTSIPDSCVSGLSNLQTLSANNNRIAELPDSLGKLKSLKRLFLSHNKISELPTSIGQLKSLIILSLDHNLLTEIPNELGELENITYLFLKDNQLATLPPCFYKEKNVRHPLFSLRQLELTRNPIGNKKRNRMKLRRLGPDYATIYISEADRALRAASEAKRAEEQAKRAAIKAKEAEAKAKDAAVAAAEAQARAKEAEAKAKEAAAVAKEAEADAKEAEARAKEAAEKAKAATGTPEAKQAEAKAKEAEARAKEAEARAKETAAAAAEAEAFAKAKVADALSKKLAAEARAKEAERLAREAKEKAEEAARLAKEAKDRAKGKRPKKGTEEPKPEPIDPEEDALAKAEAEARARARAEAKIKAAELRIQIAELRIVVAEKRIAKAKSVSNKAEIKANEIAPPSTEEDTPESAPERKKKTDSKPKKEQTK; encoded by the coding sequence ATGAAATTTATTTTGTTGATTCCCTTTTTGTTTTTTTTCTCTCAACTTGTCTCAGCACAAGTTTTCGATTCCTTAGAACTAAAAACAGCTTTAGATAGAAAATACGTTTTCACTTCTTTACGGTTAGCCTTGGAAAAACCCAATGAAGTTTACAAACTCAAATTGAGAGGTATCAATGAACGACTACAGGATATTGACCAAGAAATTTTACTGCTTCAAGACAGTATCAACACCTTGCGTAGTAGTAGTCGTAGAGTAATGGGACGAGAAAAGATTATTGCACGGTGGGAACAAAAAATAAAAACCATAAAAAAGAGTAAAGTTTACTACAACTTAGATAGCCTAATGAAACTACCTAAGCTTATCCATTTAGACTTAGCTTACAATGATTTAGAAACATTGCCCGATGTTTTTGATAGAATTCCCAATCTTCGAAAACTTCATTTAAACAACAATCAACTCACTAACTTGCCTCCTAGTATTAGTTCTTTGCGCTATTTAGAGGAGTGTTATCTTCAAAAAAACCAACTAAAGGCATTACCCAAAGACATGAATCAATTGGTCGCCTTAAAAACATTTATTGCTAATAATAATGCTATTGCCAACCTTCCCACGAACATTGGAGACTGGAAAGATTTAGAAATTTTTAGAGCTGATAGTAATAAAATTCAGGTATTGCCCAATAGTTTTGATCAACTAAAAGCACTTCGATTAATCATGTTGAGTGATAATCAATTAACAGAAATCACGGATGGCATCTGTCAATTTTCTAGTTTACAGGAGTTGTACCTAGACAATAACTCCATTGCTGTTTTACCTAAAGATATTGGATTGTTAACTGAATTAAGAGTCTGTCATTTAGCAGGTAATAAATTTTCGGCACTTCCAACAAGTATTGGCTTAAATCAAAATCTTAGAACTCTCAATTTAGCCTCTAATAACTTAACGGTTGTACCTAAAGAAATCATCCAATTAGTTAATTTACAACACTTGCACCTTGAAAAAAATGTCATAAAGACACTCCCCAAGAGTATTGGTTTGCTAAATCAACTAGAAGCACTTCATTTAGAAGACAACAACTTGAGCAACATTCCCGAATCAATTGGCTTGCTGACAAAATTAGAGCTATTAAACTTGGACAACAATAAACTAACAGCAGTTCCCAATAGTATGCGTGCCTTAACAAAATTGCAAGTTTGCTATCTGCAAAATAATCAATTCAAAGAGTTTCCGACAGCTCTTTCCGATTTAAAAAATCTAGAAGTTTTGTTTATCCATGAGAATCAATTAACAAGTATTCCTGATTCCTGCGTTTCTGGTTTGTCTAATTTACAGACATTGTCTGCCAACAACAATAGGATTGCAGAATTACCAGACTCTTTAGGCAAACTCAAAAGCTTAAAACGCCTCTTTTTATCCCACAATAAAATTTCAGAATTACCAACAAGTATTGGACAGTTAAAGAGTCTAATTATACTTAGTTTAGATCATAATTTATTGACAGAAATTCCCAATGAACTTGGTGAACTGGAAAACATCACTTATCTCTTTTTAAAAGACAATCAGTTGGCTACCTTACCACCTTGTTTTTATAAAGAAAAAAATGTCCGCCATCCTTTATTTTCATTAAGACAATTGGAACTTACCCGAAATCCAATTGGCAACAAAAAACGCAATCGCATGAAATTAAGGAGGTTGGGACCTGATTATGCGACCATTTATATTTCAGAAGCAGATCGTGCATTAAGAGCTGCTTCCGAAGCTAAACGCGCAGAAGAACAAGCCAAACGTGCCGCAATTAAAGCCAAAGAGGCAGAAGCCAAAGCTAAAGATGCTGCTGTTGCTGCCGCTGAAGCACAAGCTAGAGCAAAAGAAGCAGAAGCCAAAGCAAAGGAGGCTGCGGCTGTTGCCAAAGAAGCCGAAGCAGACGCCAAAGAAGCAGAAGCCCGTGCTAAAGAAGCTGCCGAAAAAGCAAAGGCTGCAACAGGAACACCTGAAGCCAAACAGGCAGAAGCTAAAGCCAAAGAAGCCGAAGCCCGCGCCAAAGAGGCAGAGGCTCGTGCAAAAGAAACCGCTGCTGCGGCAGCTGAGGCAGAAGCATTTGCAAAAGCCAAAGTGGCAGACGCTTTATCTAAAAAATTGGCTGCCGAAGCCCGTGCTAAAGAGGCAGAACGCTTGGCAAGAGAAGCCAAAGAAAAAGCAGAAGAAGCTGCTCGCTTGGCTAAAGAGGCAAAAGATAGGGCAAAAGGCAAACGCCCTAAAAAAGGCACAGAAGAGCCCAAACCTGAACCTATCGATCCTGAAGAGGATGCCTTGGCAAAAGCAGAAGCGGAAGCACGAGCTAGGGCTAGAGCAGAAGCAAAGATAAAAGCAGCCGAGCTAAGAATTCAGATTGCAGAATTGCGGATCGTTGTCGCAGAGAAACGTATTGCCAAGGCTAAAAGTGTCAGCAATAAGGCGGAAATCAAAGCGAATGAAATTGCTCCCCCTTCTACAGAAGAAGATACTCCTGAAAGTGCACCAGAAAGAAAAAAGAAAACAGATAGCAAACCTAAAAAAGAACAAACTAAATAG
- a CDS encoding MFS transporter — protein sequence MKNIGAIRLLLIANFISGIAQGISMISIPAYFARTNQSNWFNIAYAVITCVSLFWSLYGGTLIDKYNRKNIFLALNIFNGLAIGSIAYLEGMNLGDTNYWAAAVFALTFWNYNLHYPCFYAFMQEITEKENYNKIASYIEVQSQLASALAGAGAALLLGGGITTSFLVLKIEPWSLAQIFALDACTYFVALFIIYIIRFVPIAERKEEVGSVGERLKVGYQHLKDRPYIFLFGVVTHAVFVVVLLHVFNLAPLYVAQHLEAPSQVFAISEVFYATGAIIAGLAIHKIFGGTTFVKAIIIMMAVTVLELIGLISSAEVWVFYAVSLLLGITNAGIRVIRVSYLFQVLPNQVMGRANSIFFLTNVMARIIFLTLFSLAFFHQSGNVIYAFLILSIFIFVCLLILMFFYTKIALNKEPNEA from the coding sequence ATGAAAAATATAGGAGCAATACGGCTATTATTAATAGCTAATTTTATTTCTGGAATAGCGCAAGGAATTAGTATGATTTCTATTCCTGCTTATTTTGCTAGAACGAATCAATCCAATTGGTTTAACATAGCTTATGCAGTTATAACCTGTGTGAGTTTATTTTGGTCGCTTTATGGGGGGACACTCATTGACAAATATAATCGCAAGAACATATTTCTAGCCTTAAATATTTTTAATGGACTTGCTATAGGGAGTATTGCTTATTTGGAGGGAATGAATTTAGGGGATACCAATTATTGGGCGGCAGCTGTATTTGCCCTTACTTTTTGGAATTATAATTTGCATTATCCCTGTTTTTACGCATTTATGCAAGAGATTACAGAGAAAGAGAATTATAATAAAATAGCCTCCTATATAGAAGTACAGAGTCAGTTAGCCTCAGCATTGGCGGGTGCAGGTGCTGCGTTGTTGTTGGGAGGAGGAATAACAACTAGTTTTTTGGTTTTGAAAATAGAACCTTGGAGTTTAGCACAAATATTTGCATTAGATGCCTGTACTTATTTTGTGGCTTTATTTATCATCTATATTATTCGATTTGTTCCTATCGCTGAGCGAAAAGAAGAAGTCGGAAGTGTGGGTGAGCGTCTAAAAGTAGGGTATCAACACCTAAAAGATCGTCCATATATTTTTCTTTTTGGAGTTGTAACGCATGCTGTATTTGTGGTTGTGTTATTGCATGTCTTTAATTTGGCACCCTTGTATGTTGCACAACATTTAGAAGCACCATCGCAAGTGTTTGCTATTTCAGAAGTTTTTTATGCCACAGGGGCAATTATAGCTGGCTTGGCGATTCACAAAATATTTGGAGGAACTACCTTTGTGAAAGCTATTATAATTATGATGGCGGTAACTGTATTGGAGTTGATTGGGCTTATTTCTAGTGCAGAAGTATGGGTATTTTATGCGGTATCTTTGTTGTTGGGAATTACCAATGCGGGGATTCGAGTAATTCGAGTTTCCTATCTTTTTCAAGTCTTACCCAACCAAGTAATGGGGCGTGCCAATAGTATCTTTTTCTTAACTAATGTAATGGCTAGAATTATTTTTCTAACGCTCTTTAGTTTAGCCTTTTTCCACCAATCAGGAAATGTAATTTATGCTTTTTTAATCCTAAGTATTTTTATCTTTGTATGCCTATTAATTTTGATGTTCTTTTATACTAAAATTGCATTAAATAAAGAACCTAATGAAGCCTAA
- a CDS encoding outer membrane beta-barrel protein, whose translation MLKKIAFLTIFLAQVVYAQAQGIKFGVHVDPFISFLDSDYSKIKSSGVNGGTALGVEMEYGFDATGNYALTFGVDFSLNNGGSLLYEYGGILLPNSQFDNKSSFRNYVGEQPSTSSGIDMQAFTKINHRVNYIEIPIGLKLRTNELGGSYMRAFFHIPLIKVMIPVTAGAKIFSPDASAAGFYDDNDSTKYGVPQSTESITERNVWKDVTPIQISVGAGAGVEFTPNADGGLRLYAGIYYHSGLIDVTGGFSGKTTYSSANNVNNLPVDRQDRNPRNAMHNIALRIGVIF comes from the coding sequence ATGTTAAAAAAAATTGCCTTTCTAACGATATTTTTAGCGCAAGTAGTATATGCGCAAGCTCAAGGAATTAAATTTGGGGTGCATGTTGACCCTTTTATTTCATTTCTAGATAGTGATTACTCAAAAATCAAGAGCAGTGGTGTGAATGGAGGTACAGCATTGGGGGTAGAAATGGAATATGGTTTTGATGCCACTGGAAATTATGCTCTAACTTTTGGAGTTGACTTTAGTTTGAACAATGGTGGTTCTTTGTTGTATGAATATGGTGGCATTCTATTACCCAATTCTCAATTTGATAACAAAAGCTCGTTTAGAAACTATGTTGGTGAACAGCCCAGTACTTCTTCGGGAATAGATATGCAGGCGTTTACTAAAATCAATCATAGAGTAAATTACATCGAAATTCCAATTGGATTAAAATTAAGAACCAATGAATTAGGTGGAAGTTACATGCGTGCTTTTTTCCATATTCCTTTGATTAAGGTAATGATTCCTGTTACTGCTGGAGCAAAAATCTTTTCTCCCGATGCAAGTGCAGCAGGATTTTATGACGATAATGATTCTACCAAATACGGTGTTCCTCAAAGTACAGAGTCTATTACAGAGCGTAATGTATGGAAAGATGTCACACCAATACAAATTAGTGTAGGAGCAGGTGCTGGAGTAGAGTTTACTCCAAATGCAGACGGAGGTTTACGTTTGTATGCGGGAATCTATTATCATTCAGGATTAATTGATGTTACAGGTGGATTTTCTGGAAAGACAACCTATTCTTCAGCGAATAACGTTAATAACTTACCTGTTGATAGACAAGATAGAAATCCTCGAAATGCCATGCACAATATTGCACTGCGTATAGGGGTTATTTTCTAG
- a CDS encoding phosphatidylserine decarboxylase family protein, with amino-acid sequence MLRFHKEGKASITLVGLVAIGIIAASWLLLPSSLFWLQIVLTVVAIDLIIFILQFFRNPVRKIAKLDNNVIYAPADGKIVVIEETTEDEFLHEKCIQVSIFMSPLNVHVNRNPISGLVKYSKYHPGKFLMAWNPKASTENERTTIAYELPNGQRLVMRQIAGFLARRIVNYLKAGDQVKQGEDMGFIKLGSRVDLFLPLGTEINVNIDDMVEGNLSVIGHLK; translated from the coding sequence ATGCTTCGTTTTCATAAGGAAGGTAAGGCTTCCATTACACTAGTTGGGTTAGTTGCAATAGGGATCATAGCAGCGTCTTGGTTATTGCTACCCAGTTCTTTATTTTGGCTACAAATAGTATTAACTGTTGTTGCTATTGATTTAATTATCTTCATTTTGCAATTTTTCAGAAATCCTGTTCGCAAAATTGCAAAGCTAGATAATAATGTCATCTACGCTCCTGCTGATGGTAAAATTGTCGTAATTGAAGAAACTACAGAAGACGAATTCTTGCACGAAAAATGCATTCAAGTATCTATTTTTATGTCTCCATTAAATGTTCATGTCAACAGAAATCCAATTAGTGGTTTGGTAAAATATAGCAAATACCATCCTGGTAAGTTTCTAATGGCGTGGAATCCCAAGGCATCAACAGAAAATGAACGCACCACCATTGCCTATGAATTACCCAATGGACAGCGTTTGGTTATGCGCCAAATTGCTGGTTTTTTAGCTCGTCGTATTGTCAACTACCTAAAAGCTGGTGACCAAGTTAAGCAAGGCGAAGACATGGGGTTCATAAAACTGGGTTCTAGAGTCGACTTATTTTTACCACTTGGAACCGAAATTAACGTCAATATCGACGATATGGTTGAAGGTAATTTGTCTGTAATTGGTCATTTAAAATAG